In Actinoplanes sp. NBC_00393, a single genomic region encodes these proteins:
- a CDS encoding helix-turn-helix domain-containing protein, with translation MTQDAEVDALVRARIRGLRIAKGWSLDELAARCYLSASTLSRIETGHRRIGLDQLTAIARALGASLDELVETGDEAVVIKPHHHPERGITTWVLSHAPGGKGMTVARIRLTRPPSRDPEAMRVHPGRDWFTVLSGTVELLLGDRTVLVEAGQAAAFSTMIPHAFGARGGPAEVITILDHDGERTHLTT, from the coding sequence ATGACGCAAGACGCTGAAGTGGACGCCCTGGTCCGGGCTCGGATCCGGGGACTGCGGATCGCCAAGGGCTGGTCCCTCGACGAGCTCGCGGCCCGCTGCTATCTCAGCGCCTCCACGCTCAGCCGGATCGAGACCGGCCACCGGCGGATCGGGCTGGACCAGCTCACCGCGATCGCCCGCGCGCTCGGCGCGAGCCTCGACGAGCTCGTGGAAACCGGCGACGAGGCCGTGGTGATCAAGCCGCACCATCATCCGGAGCGGGGGATCACCACCTGGGTGCTCAGCCACGCGCCGGGCGGCAAGGGGATGACGGTGGCGCGGATCCGGCTGACCCGGCCGCCGTCACGCGACCCGGAGGCGATGCGGGTGCACCCGGGACGGGACTGGTTCACGGTGCTGTCCGGCACTGTCGAGCTGTTGCTCGGCGACCGGACGGTCCTCGTCGAGGCCGGTCAGGCGGCCGCCTTCTCCACGATGATCCCGCACGCTTTCGGCGCCCGCGGCGGGCCGGCCGAGGTGATCACGATCCTCGACCACGACGGGGAACGCACCCACCTGACGACGTGA
- a CDS encoding class I SAM-dependent methyltransferase: MAHEHHHHGHTGHDHGHAHGDSGLPELLDLDAEVSAAQFAELTTRVADLAGDHPVRHIVDLGSGTGSGTFALLRQFPTATATAVDTSDDMLRHLTGSAHRHGLAQRITPLRADLDEKWPDVDPADLVWASSSMHHMADPDRVLREIRAALRPGGLLVMIEMEHMPRFLPPGAEGGLEDRCHALAEQIRNEHLPHIGSDWNTRLAAAGLTVREQRTLDVELTAPLPAAAVRYARAALQRFRSDRLSPADQAALDRVLASLDHRDDLTVRSTRDVWIAG, encoded by the coding sequence ATGGCACACGAACACCACCACCACGGGCACACCGGTCACGACCACGGGCACGCGCACGGCGACTCCGGCCTGCCGGAGCTGCTCGACCTGGACGCCGAGGTGTCCGCGGCCCAGTTCGCCGAGCTGACCACGCGGGTCGCCGACCTCGCCGGTGACCACCCCGTCCGGCACATCGTGGACCTGGGCAGCGGGACCGGCAGCGGCACGTTCGCGCTGCTCCGGCAGTTCCCCACGGCGACGGCCACCGCCGTGGACACCTCCGACGACATGCTGCGCCACCTGACCGGGAGCGCACACCGGCACGGCCTGGCGCAGCGGATCACACCACTGCGCGCCGACCTGGACGAGAAGTGGCCCGACGTGGACCCCGCCGACCTGGTGTGGGCGTCCTCCTCCATGCACCACATGGCCGATCCGGACCGCGTACTTCGGGAGATCCGCGCCGCGCTGCGGCCCGGCGGCCTCCTGGTCATGATCGAGATGGAGCACATGCCGCGGTTCCTGCCGCCGGGCGCCGAAGGCGGCCTGGAGGATCGCTGCCACGCCCTCGCGGAACAGATCCGCAACGAGCACCTGCCGCACATCGGCTCGGACTGGAACACGCGCCTGGCCGCCGCCGGCCTCACCGTCCGCGAGCAGCGCACCCTCGACGTCGAGCTGACCGCGCCGCTGCCGGCCGCCGCCGTCCGGTACGCCCGGGCAGCCCTGCAGCGGTTCCGGTCCGACCGGCTCAGCCCGGCCGACCAGGCCGCCCTGGACCGGGTCCTGGCCTCCCTCGACCACCGCGACGACCTGACCGTGCGCAGCACGCGGGACGTCTGGATCGCCGGCTGA